DNA from Ancylothrix sp. D3o:
TTTCGAGGACATCTTTGCCGTCAACCACATAACCAAAAACGGCATACCGGCCATCGAGTAAATTTAAACCGGCCGGTGTTAACTCTGGCTCAAACAAGAAAAAGAAAAACTGAGAAGAACCGCCATTTGGCTCAGGTTCAGGACGCGCCATTGCGACGGTACCATAGGCAGAGAAAGGCAAAACAGGCTGAGCACGATAAAGACCAACATCTTCAAAAATTGTGCCATAAAGAGGTTCCTTTTCACCTTGCACCAAAATTTCTAAAGGAATGTTGCGATATTTGCCAGTTTTGGGGTCAATAAAACCTTCATCCGGGCCGGTGGGGTCGCCGGTTTGCAAAGCATAAGACTCTTCCGAACGAATAAACTCTAAACCATCATAAAAACCGCGCTGAACTAAATCAACAAAATTACCTGCGGTTACGGGTGCGCTGTAACCATCAACCACCAGAGTAATTGGGCCCTTATCGGTGGCTATTTCAACGGTAGCCCGGCCTAAAAGTTGGGGAAGGTTGTTATATTCTTCGGGGACTTGGAAGGGGAAATCTTTCACCATTAAGCCTTCGAGATCGCCGACTAATAGTAATAAATTGCTGCGTTGAATCCAAGTTTGCTCTTTATCTTTGGCTTCTGCTACTTGTTGTAAAGATGTTAAGGCTTGATTGATTTCAGCGATGAGTGCTTCTGCTTGGGATTTTTTCTCATCAGGAACACTGGAGAGCAAATCTTGAGGCTTATTGATAATTCTTTGAGCATCGCTAACATCTCTTTTAACAGCACTCCAGCGCCGGTTGGCCCGCAGTTGTTCAGAAATATCTTCTATGCTTTTCTGTAGTTTTCGCACCGGCTTGTTGTCGAGGGGGAGGGCATATCGTAACAAAGCCCTGCCGTCTGTGATAGCATTGCCGGCGGGCAAGCCGTAATCTCGTTTGTCTGCGGCTGCACTGAGTCCTAACGACAGAGTGATGGCTAGTACGGCTGCGATCATTGTTTTTAGCCAGCGTTTGAATTGATTCATGCTTTTCTTATGTAGGGAGACAGGGTTTT
Protein-coding regions in this window:
- a CDS encoding peptidylprolyl isomerase, with the protein product MNQFKRWLKTMIAAVLAITLSLGLSAAADKRDYGLPAGNAITDGRALLRYALPLDNKPVRKLQKSIEDISEQLRANRRWSAVKRDVSDAQRIINKPQDLLSSVPDEKKSQAEALIAEINQALTSLQQVAEAKDKEQTWIQRSNLLLLVGDLEGLMVKDFPFQVPEEYNNLPQLLGRATVEIATDKGPITLVVDGYSAPVTAGNFVDLVQRGFYDGLEFIRSEESYALQTGDPTGPDEGFIDPKTGKYRNIPLEILVQGEKEPLYGTIFEDVGLYRAQPVLPFSAYGTVAMARPEPEPNGGSSQFFFFLFEPELTPAGLNLLDGRYAVFGYVVDGKDVLEKIKKGDKITSAKVVRGADNLIQPQNS